One Styela clava chromosome 4, kaStyClav1.hap1.2, whole genome shotgun sequence genomic window, ttgatttatgcaTAATATCCGGGAATGCGACAAACACTGAAAATCCACggaagcaagccaatgattacagccatgtctaaaatctttccaagtgcAAAGTGTCCGAGTGGCCGTGAAAACGCTCACtcactgttgcgtcactattgcatcttgtaggttagtcaacgctacgcaaataaacatgggggaatccattcgactaatAGACCTCagcattttaatttcgagtcaatgattagttttcaatgaacatttttttttgaaaatgattaattttcaaagcattaacgagagccgcaggaaaggttgctgagagccgcatgcggctctcaaaatctagtttgagaatcactgctctaTAGTTTGACGTTCTTTTAACATCACATTTGCAGatcactgtgaagctagtagcaaaccttcttctAATTTTGTGCAGCGGTGCGTTTaatctcgtttttgtgctcattgaagGGTGATATCATAGGTAACTTAATATAGTTCGCTCACGCTTTTTTCGTCTTCGTTTATTTATGTTAGACAGTTCACTCGTTACGCTTGATTGAAGCGTCATGGTATTCTCTTAACGCGATATTATGGCGCTTGTAGTCCTCAGCTATCTGGCTGTAGCCGATGTCTAAAGAGGATGTCGGTTATCGGACTGGTATGATAtcgttatatattgtttgaatgtcTTGTGCCTTTGACAGAAAACGATTGCTTCAGAGAGCAAAACTCATAAAATAACATCTTGAGACTAATTCAtttctgttaccaaattttaatttccagtTATCATCTCAACTTTTTTGATTTATAGTGACTAAAATAAAACCCGACACTCGACCAGGCGTGTGTCACGCTTGGGTGATAGGAACGAATCATCAGCGACTAGAAATCCcgcttatatatatttatttgagagCGCAAAATGAATGTGACAAAGCGCATTGTTTTGCGTTATACCTTCGTATTTTCGGAAACCGGGTGTCTTGAAAATTGAAAGTAAAAtctgatctaaattaatcgcataTAATGTTTAATCATCCAACGTCGGGGTGGGTACTCATCGTTTTCCGGGAGAACTCAAAAAGtcattcaatataaaataaagaatgtttcacTATTCCAAAAAATTATGATTGTTGCAATTGGAAAATCGCCTGTAAGATGTGTGTCACAAAAATTTTGTGGGGTGTATgtgtgaaataataaaatcgcgtgcctcttgttctattaatatttgaaaattgcaaaatttaccactttttcgttttacgtaattttgatgatcAGCGAATCGGTTAGCATTATTGGTTTATTTACTAAAAAAATacgactttttgtaacagaaccggctgaaaaacaTGACCTTTGTGATAGAACCGgctaacaaaaatttgaatcccaccactgggcataatcaacaggggagtacccccttttctaagttcgggtagttttaggttcatattccactttgatatgaaataataaaatcgaGTGCCTCTTGTGCGGAGGACATgctatcaatatttgaaaattggtATCGGTTATCGGTATACatagttttgataaatatgGGCATATTCAACAGaggatatttatataaaatttgttgCAAGCTATATATGTTAGGCTTTTTTACCAAGCAATTCATGTTTTTGCTGTGTAAATGTTACTTTTagttttatttgataaatatcTTTCCTGTTATGTTATGTCAATTTCACATGTCTGCATTTTTCCGGGGGTAAATATTGACACGCCTACAATTCTGCCATGAATTTTAACCTTTTCGCTTCGCCGCACACAAATGTCAAATTCTACTAGCTTTACTGACTATTTTGTTAAACAAATGAGTGTTCACTCTTATGCAACTCGTTCAGCTGTCAATAGTTCTTACTATGTGCCTCGCTATGCTAGCAATCGTTCACAAAGCACTATCAAGTATATGAGTGTAAAACTATGGAATACGCTTACTGATTCGATTCGTTtaaaaaactataattttttcaaaaaggcTTTAAAAAATCTTTACCTTGATGCTTATATTTGCCAGTAATTTTCGAGCTGTTAGAACTATATCTCTGTCTGAAGAtgaatactgaaaaaaaaaattattgttaacATTTGTTCTTTTTGCTTCATTGCTGTAATATATAGACAATGTTGTTGGCATtgtcaatataattttttgtctaTGCTTGCCGAGTATTATAAGCGTACAATTTTTGTAAGGCTATATCTTTGTTGTAGGTCTACTCCTAGCTTATACCAGAACATAAGTGCTATACCGGTACCAACAAGCATATTTGCTgattaattttcattattaagTTTGCCTCATTGCTTAAATTGTTCCTAATGTGACTTTTTTCAACTAAATCTTCAATATGGTTTTCTCTCTCACCCAAATGTTAGTGACATACCCATGACTTATAAACTACTATTATactttccttttgtggttgttGGGAATTCCCCTCGAATTGTCACAGCTCTGCAGCGTCATgttattcatcatttttctttGCTGTTCCTGTGCTCATTTGAGCATGACATTAACACGCGCAAATGATTTATCCATTCTCTATTCGCTTCACTGATTCTCTCGTTTTGattgttatttcattttattcgacTGCTCGCTTTACTGATTCTCtcgttttgatttgtatttctCAAATTGTATTCActctattttcaaaaattaaatatttcatgttattCTACGTGTGTTTGACGTCTTCTGCTAATCTTAGCAAAcacggtgtcgctgacacgatgactttaGTAGTCTCTCGCGGTCCCTCGCAAATATTGTATTCcagtatattttaattgatgtttTGTTATCTATTTTGATCAACTTtgtttgtacaatatttcatgcacgaagcaaataaaataatctgaatctgaatctacTGTGGTCAAAACACAGGACCGAAGCTTGTTCCTTTGCTTCAAGAGATAGCAAAACCCAAAGTGACAATAAACTATGTCATATTCACTTTGGCAAAACCATGACGAATCCTTCGCCACTAAAGCGTAGCAAAACCTTTCTGAAATTACTTTCTGAAAAAAAAGGCAAAGAGTAGGACGGATAGACTAAAAGTTCATATCGTCAGCCGAAATTGTAAAACatatacaaaataattcgattttttcaaaatccgGATGAATCCGGCTCAGTGTCTGATTTTCGAATCCGGATCCAATTCGGTAGCGACAAAATCATGAAAATCCGGCCGGATTTAAATCCGGCAACCAAAGGCTATTTCAAActgcaatttattttaaagtagCGTATTGTATTATTGTGTCCGGCTTATGTGGACCTGTTTTTGTctggaaaattattttcagttttgCGCACATAATCCTGGTCATTAAAAGCGccataatttataataaaaatacatggacacgtctgttcgcagtacagtacggtttaccgtaccgtcagattacagtctacaaatatattcacaccaagcgaagcagtacagtaggacacaaaatggcgtccgcagaacgtttaatgacgtcatagcaaacaaaaacaaatctcacagagctaacagaaatatttaaaatgaataaaagtaatagctttctggggaaaaattttatcttcaaccactgaaaatttcaaagcaattggtccagtattcgaagagaaaagcgattttttaaaaatgtttgagacaaataaggaaaataacaataacaaaattttgaaacgatcgttatgtcccctacgtgtccaataataatgaaatatgCTGCGGCGTTCTTGTCGCGGTACTGGGCGGGtacaagtgcagtttcaagtattttgtggcgtctagagctgccgcaataccatggcgggatttccaaaccatggccacTATGAGcaaacccacggcgactgactttttagctgctaCAAACCGAATTCCACCAATTTTGCTGCCATGGAACTTTCCAAGACCTTttacccccgaaaaattcttcctataatttaccattgcaaaattttcggggcttattttaggagtggtttcgcgagttggcgcctgtaaaatggggtatgtgtttcaaaccatcattatgattcatcgcatacaacaatctgttttttaaaaataccggtaaagaatttcagcctagtctgtcacagctatttctatactaattttattactgcaattaaattaaaactcctaggaagacagagtgatcattgaattatctaatttatatttaaattttcgaaacacaactgaaaactaacgaatagagttcaaaaacgcgaaaacgaggtaatgtttacgaccacgcctgaaaatctgtcttagtgaaaaaagtgtctgagcggatgcgaaaaggtaGCATTGTTACCTCACTTTTTGAATCTTGCTGATTgtccaatgtcacgaagtaaacaaggaagtcgatgttgataataaatgaagcacaaccggtgttagcaaaacgatgtaatttgccgacgtttcgaatttctatacagaaaaacttcatcagggcatgatatggaaaggacacaagtggatatatacagagcaagaaaaagaaaaagaaaaaaatgaaaaaaattatcatgacatcaactctaatctaaaaggatgatgataagataatatgtataaataaacaaactagcgcaagttcaaacaaaaaGGGGACTATTTAAACAATGATTTATATACAGGCGGGAAAAGTGTGGTTTCATTCATCGAATTCTTCTCTTTATTTATGTGATAAGATTCGAGAAATAGTCTTCTCCTGTATcggtcgatgctcggggaaaggtccataaccATGTCGGCTGTAATCATTGAACTGGAAATACGTGgaacgatcttctctctcgttttgcgttgtcTCGCCGCGAGATCATTTGATCGCCGccatattgatatttattcTTCCAAAGTTTCTTCGTGTTGCATATGGTTTTGGCGATTATTTCGTCTATTTTAGTATACTGTGTGCCGCATATGGATGTATATGCGACACTGTGTgggtattcaaatacaattatattcgaGTTGGGAGTTCAGAGCCCGATGCGGATCtcgttcttgaaaaaatttgattgttcAGGCGATTACACAATAGATTTAAGtggaaacaattatttttgcctGATATCATAAAAATGCAATGTCCTTCACGGGGAAACTTTCACCCAAGTCTTGGGTAAAGTGCGAAGCGCCGCTCccgtagtctgtgtaccaggttggggttaggccatacctttattccgatttttcctattttagttctattacgatatTGGGTACTGTGTGtgtaagccaagtgaatatgtcATTCGGTTCCTTTACACACctttatgtaaagtaggcgaactatattagttacctccatattgatacacacacttctagagcgccattcagttttatttatatttattcatagcTCGGGTACCAGGCCACGCAATGATATTGAGATCGAAATACTTGAGGCGGTAAAACATGACCAAATACAGGTGAATGGGGAAGCGATTCCGATAAGTCATCTTGGCTAATGTTCTGTGGTCGTTTTTGTTCGCTTCAGAGTTTAGACTGATACGTTGGCTATATTATTAACCACAACTTGagcaaatttataaaactgcCAAAATTAGCACCGTATGTTGGTTTGGGATAtattagcgtttgatatataATGAGAAACGACTCATGATCAGGGGAATATGTGAGAAAAATTGACACAAATAATTGATTTCTGTCAAATCCCATGAGAAATGCATTACGCGACTGGGAAAAGTTGGAAGCAAATCGTCAAAATGAGAGAGCGTTCAAATGATCCCGCGGAAACGAGAGAGAAGCGCACTCTATTTATATATAGCAGTAATAGCAGGGCTGTccctgatggtgataaatattgggtaagttggaacgcttttcttatgaatacagttttgatgtatttggggttaggtttaggtttaagtagatataattccgcatgataaactaaaatattgtacatgactCTGTAAATATACCAGAAATAGCGCGATAAGACCATGGCAAGAGACGCGCggtacgttcgtggcaggagctgccatgaagtggtaaaaAGTTAAATGCGCCTCGACGGGGGAGCGTAAACGAAGTTAGCGTGGTTGATGCGTGATCGACTTCCTGTCAACATCACGTTTGCCGTGGGTCTAGCGTTCGTTTGTCTTtcccaaagtgactataaactaAGTGGAGACAACGAgtgcaatgatgcatatcggacgccattttgtgtccaaaaatCGGGAGGGAGGGAGGGGGAAAACGCGACAGTGtcggtttgttttagcttcgCCAGAAGGTCTCGTTCAtcaatttgtttgaagattttttactgttttgcattttattggagtaatttcatcattttccttttgctatttgcctcgtggaatcatactggtatcgtgcggtttcgtgaaagttgcgatagttatcttatcatcccgtgtgagttatgcaactttgaaacctcatatctcacgaaccttatattagatgcagataagttttatattgtttgaaagacaaTCTAGGagattaattataattatgagatggagataaaatgttgcgattatcatacaaaaatctgcaaaattgaaaatcgtggaattttttcgaaaagcttttgaattaaataacaaaaacttcgatttgttcttgttttaacTCAATATGACATCGACACAATTGCAGAGGTTAAAGATAGCATTCGACATTAGATAGAATTTatcgtgcaccagtaaaattgtataagctatttcattcaatgttttCCAATTCTTGACATGTCCACTGCGCAAACTTGAGTAAAACAACAACGTTACCtaattacttcgttacgcaattacgtCGCAACGTAGCAACGTTCTGTATAAAACAAACATATCGCTTTCCTTCGCAAGTgtgaaacgtcattaacctaatgcatacgtttaaatcaggtactatttgaactggtattatgaaacctgttcacaccatgccgaaagtttaaagcctgcgttttacattaattacaaaaaacttaattgtaattttatcgatatccaacagtgaaaaattagccttgatgttttcGGGTGAACCCTGTAGAGACACGGGGTTtgaattgtttgtttgtttctatggaaagtgtcaatcccgatgaatgcccacaatcgTTACTAACTCTTTTCAGGTCTTACACacctgataaatatttgaaaattgatagttttacggtttacccaatatttatgccacccatccaaaaaagaaatcgtatttttgcgcgaaGAATAAACTATATTTTGCGCAAATATTAATGCCTTTCTTAATATATGTTCGTctgttacttttctgacagataaagttgcttgaaatataatttcccattgtgccacaatatcgcttttaaaattttgaaacgttttctcaatttaagggtaaatattcacgcaaaagaggagacaaataaaattattgaaaacggtatgctagtagacctgcggcaagagctcaagtcaaatagataatatattatttttaacacTCCAGATTGTTATATGttcttgtaaacttgatatacgccgttatccttcattccatgcatgtagtatattttttggatattattttggcaatgtacaccttgttgaaaatttgcgatacgcatattttaatatcatgacatgtaccgcaaaaatagtgcaagtttctgtagtatgagttgtattgtagttctgtcagtttgttaaaataggttCTGTGCAAGTAGCGATAATTACACcaggaattttataataatttaataataaaatgcggatcttttgtttaatattttagtcTTATCGGGTTGTTGTTTTATCGAGTGAAGCTGgatgactttaaccttaacttcgtatatgctgacaATACCGCCGAGCCGAATTATCTGAGAAACATCTGCggataattaaattttcagaagaatgttcattcgttttgccgctgcgaaagtttggtccgaattattgagcatcgtttttttttaatcagctgtttaacgatcgcaggtttaaatcacttagttaggatcatacagcgatagaactctggacacaaaatggctggtgtgacgtcacaccagcgCTTGTCACGTTACCAATGGTTGtcctcacttggtttatagtcactttggtcttTCCCTTGTTTAAGTGAATTATTTTCCGACCGTCCCCTATATTTGCAAAGAATATCATGCTGGACTTAAAAACTAAAACCGTTGGATTTGTTGGTGGAGGAAATATGGCGTATGCAGTTGCTATGGGGATAGTGAAGGCAGGTTGGTattatattttccaaatattACTGAACATGGATTAATTCCGTAGTTATAATAAGCACAGAAAAACCCATACCGGTACGGTATGCTGCATTCCATTTATCCTATTGTTTAATCACACAATGCAAGCATATTAGCTGATGTATTCCAGTACGTCCTATATACTTATACTAATATAAGGACAGAAATATAAGCTGgtctatatattttatttgctattgaaaatttcgacttttttatttatttatgtgaaGACAGCAACATATTTTTTAGGATTAGTTGATCCCGGCAATGTATTGGTCAGCAATAGATCCAAAGGAAAGCTACAGATGTTTAGCAAAGAAGGTATTCAAGTCACACAAGACAACATCGAAGTATTTTCAAAATGTGACATAATAGTTCTTGCTGTGAAACCACAGGTAACTTTGCATATCTGTGCTAATCTGAAATCAGTATAGATTTTACCACCTTAAATTGCAATACATTAAATTTAGATCTTTTCAGTTGTCATCAGTGAACTGAAAAAACGTGGAAATCACATCAACTTATCTCAGAAAATATTTGTGTCTGTGATGGGGTCgcataaaattgaagaaatggaaGAAGTACATCTTTTCATTGCCTAGTTTTTAGTGAAGAATCCTATTTTATTGTCTCTTTTTTAGTTTGTAGCATTTTCATTTCCTGAATGTTCACAGCAAAGAGGCCAAGCCATTAGTTCGATCTGTGTGGCTTCATAGGTTGTGAAAACAGCCATTCGTTTTTCGCTACATTTGTGCTGATAGCAGTTTGTTCAGAGTTGAATCAATAATCTCAGAGCAAACtggaatttcatatttttttcacaaatttcaaatgtaatcaatcaatcagtCAAACAAAGTACAGATGATTACTATCAAATAGGTGAATGCCTTCCTAAGCTGAATATCTTTACAAACCCTTCAACTGTAAAAAATtagttgtcattttttttttattgaattgttaaCTTTTAGGCACTGGGAAAAGGATCTAAAATAGTTCGTTCATTGCCAAATACTCCATGCTTGGTTGGTGCTGGAACGATAATGATTTCTAGAGGAAATAATCTTACTGATGATGAATACGAATGTGTGAAAGTCTTGTTATCATCATGCGCTGAGTGTTTTGAATGCCCGGAAAAACTACTTGGACCTGCTTCGAGTGTTATGGGATGTGCCCCAGCCTATGTGAGTATCTTGATAGAAACATggatgaatatttatttttgtgaacTGTACTGAATAAAATgcatcccatgcagggatagttatgtgcgagaggattgctggactctgttacagtttcctccaccatcaagtccacaaataactggctaactgaacccatatctgacatggactggtaatcagacgagaggctgtggtttacCATACGATTAATCCAccttataggctttcctctccctgggataaatattaaATCCTATTGTATCCCTTGATTGGAAACTAGTAATTAATGCCAAAGAACTTATCGAACAACTTGCCTAAAAATGTCAGACTTTTAAAATGACGCCCCACTGTAACTGTTTTCTGTTGTTTCAGTTCTTTGTTGCAATAGAATCATTAGCAGATGGAGGTGTTATGCATGGTTTACCAAGAGACCTTGCTTTGAAACTTGCATCAAGAGCTGTTATGGTAAGTTTGTAGTCATCTTTCATCACAACTGATTGTGCATTTCATTTCTAGGATACTGATCTTGTGACTGTTTTAAATTATACTAACCAAATTAAAGATGAAGCTACGGTATCTGGTCTGATTCTGGGTTATAAAATCTTTGACTCAATGTGGCTCCACTTAGTTAGCTTTTCAATCGATCTGCTggatttgtatatatttactaAATGAATGATTCATGCCCAAAGTTGCTCAACCGACATAAATGTAACAGTGATATTAAAATAAGATATTTTTACAGGGAGCTGGTAAACTTGCCCTAGAGTCTGATAAACATCCAGAACAACTCAAAGATGCTGTCGCATCACCTGGTGGAACTACTATACGGGGATTATATGCACTCGAAAAAGCTGGGTTCAGGTCTGCTCTGATAGATGCAGTGAATGCTACAACAGCGAAATCATAATTTATGAACATGTTAGGCATGTGAATATGGTACCTGTACAgcagggctgggcattttcgaatagcTGATGATTTTAGAATAGAATCTCGAATATTTGGAAAATGGctaattgtatgtgacttttctaTTTTAATGGATCTTTCAGGCACATAAAccattattcgattcgaaatgcccagccctactggACTGTGAACAAATTATGTTGGATTATAGTCTTTATTGTAGTGCAATAAAAAGCGAGAGGAAAGTGGTAGAATATATTTCCAGGATTAGTACTTCACATGGGTAGTTGTACTTTATCTGCAGAGTAAAGCATTAGGATAGAAGTGAATTAGTTCCATTTCAGTGCCAATATTAAAAATCACATAAATTTGCTTTGTTTGCTGCTACTCTTTATGGCGTTGTTCAggaaaaattgacaaaacatTTTCTTTCAAGTCTGGCAGCATGAAGTTTTCCAAATATACCGTAGTCTACCGAAGAAACCTATTCCAGGCGTTCCAGCAGCTATTAACAGTCAGTCCTACAGGAGACCTGGCACAGACATATCCAAATATAAATCCTTGGACAAGTGGACTCGCGTGATGTCTTACCGGTGATTGCCAAAAAAAATGAGTGTTGTTTAATGGTCTACAATAGGAATATCCTACTGAACACAAGCTTTCGGGCACTTTGTGCTTAAACCCATTGTGTAGAATATATGGATATGTGGGAACTATCACAGCATCtattttaggataggatttacatatttattttgacAAGTAAAGCCAAGCACAATTTCAAAAGCGTGTTGAGTGCAAAAAACGCCAAATTAGGGTTTTGGCATAATGTTCGGTTGCAGGATTttgtaaaattcatttttaaaaaaattctggtTGCTTCAGAAAAAAGTTGGGAATTACTAGGTTATGGTTCTCATCTTGCCACACTTTATTAGCTGTGTTTTTCGTGAACATTTCCTAGAAAAGGGATTCAGATAATTAtttccgtcgtgcatgaaatattgtaatgtacagataaacagtaaaaataaatcaattgagAGAAAAAACAACAGACGTGCAACTTTTCGACTGCAATAGACGAGGAGCCGCGAATGAACTCCAAAGTTAACGTGACAGCGACACCTCAATTGCTGTATAcagcagatgacgtcaaatAAACCTtgtttaaacatatatatttttttgaatgaacACAATTTGGAAAATGTAAGTCGAATTGAGGAAGTCAGTTAGGAGAAAATagttaaatagaaaatatacacgaaatatcctatcctaaaaaGAGAGCCAATCGGGGAAAAATGTCAGCATCATACTCGGGTCGACGCAGTTGCAGCTACCGTGCTTTTGACTAACATGAGGCTACCTTGCGGAGATAAATGAAGAGGAATTTCAAGCAACCACAATATGTGAATTAGTTTTGGAGTTCTagatatataaatgaaatttggGAAACAGAATCCACTATATATGAAAGATTAAGTAGAAGTAATACACAACGATGAGATTTGGGACATCATGGCTTGTGTAAGAatagtgaaaatattcaataacaatcaaaacgaatgatatgatcaAACAAGAAAAACATCACATTCAGTAAAATTGTAAATGGACATCAAAAACAGGGTTGATGACAACAAGTCTTTTGACATTGTAAATTGATCAAATTTTCTGTGGCTTCAGTAGTTAATTCTTTCACTATTCTATCTTTTAAATCTGGCTGTAGTATGAgaaaataaagatgaaaatattgttttagtaGACTTGAATGCATTATCAGTTTTCATCACATTCTGTGGTTGGTGATAACATACATCAAATACCTTAAAACATCTGAACGTTTACAGTGCTGATTTATAAAAGATATCCAATATAGCAATGGAGTGCTGGAGTTTCATTGCATCAATGTTTGGactagggttttgtttttatcaattctaaaaaaacatcgtCTTTTAGAACAAGgtcttgttttaaatcaattttttttctgtatttttcattgaaataccccttgcatcgccgcgaaactacgccaaaacgttgcattctggcagctgcacacgcagccaggattataatttcaaacatgcaagtaaatttttttattttgacttttacttcCATTGCGTATAATCATCGCCACGTTTGcatctccaccaaagtcataagattttatctgaaatgtttagccgagatatgAGAGAGATGTTTTGAGTAAGATAAATTAACAtattatattgacattttcaccataaaatgaaggcattattATGGTTAATACTGTTCAGTTAAATcatgcttagcatactttgtttttaaggttaaagtgatagagtttttcaaagttatacagacgaatttattcgatcgcattttacttttcgcaaggtggtttcatcgcagcaaggtcgttcacgtaatggcttacagcaggcctgcccaacctttttcgtctcgcggaCCATTTTCACGTGACaaaattcgttgcgggccgcaaacgtttgtaccaaacattaatatcagctaagtcctgatttcgctgtaggtaatttacataatacataaaagaaAAGTTTATTAACATTCATTCAatttaataattgctttctggttactgagtagggcagGCAGATTATTCGATCATCAAGCCAAATAATAGAAGAGCAGTAACAGAAGAGCaatattgttttttgacgac contains:
- the LOC120326425 gene encoding uncharacterized protein LOC120326425 isoform X2, producing MLDLKTKTVGFVGGGNMAYAVAMGIVKAGLVDPGNVLVSNRSKGKLQMFSKEGIQVTQDNIEVFSKCDIIVLAVKPQALGKGSKIVRSLPNTPCLVGAGTIMISRGNNLTDDEYECVKVLLSSCAECFECPEKLLGPASSVMGCAPAYFFVAIESLADGGVMHGLPRDLALKLASRAVMGAGKLALESDKHPEQLKDAVASPGGTTIRGLYALEKAGFRSALIDAVNATTAKS
- the LOC120326425 gene encoding uncharacterized protein LOC120326425 isoform X1, producing the protein MLDLKTKTVGFVGGGNMAYAVAMGIVKAGLVDPGNVLVSNRSKGKLQMFSKEGIQVTQDNIEVFSKCDIIVLAVKPQIFSVVISELKKRGNHINLSQKIFVSVMGSHKIEEMEEALGKGSKIVRSLPNTPCLVGAGTIMISRGNNLTDDEYECVKVLLSSCAECFECPEKLLGPASSVMGCAPAYFFVAIESLADGGVMHGLPRDLALKLASRAVMGAGKLALESDKHPEQLKDAVASPGGTTIRGLYALEKAGFRSALIDAVNATTAKS